One part of the Deltaproteobacteria bacterium genome encodes these proteins:
- the sctR gene encoding type III secretion system export apparatus subunit SctR, translated as MKPNKKPSFIFPFTLLIVVVFFAEPLWAQGKYDQGVSKPLMMMVAFGALSLLPIIIIMMTSFVKISVVLALIRNALGTQQIPPNQVITGLSLILTVYIMTPVFIDVYHSAESVIQQNSNEGFMSQATLALAQEAVKKGQEPFRAFISKFAHEKERSLFYNLARKMRRSEDRESVQNSDFLVLIPAFVVSELSRAFQIGFIVFLPFLVIDMVVANILLSLGMFQLSPVTVSLPFKLLLFVLVDGWFLIAKGLVMGYI; from the coding sequence ATGAAGCCAAACAAAAAGCCTAGTTTTATTTTCCCCTTCACTCTTCTGATAGTGGTTGTTTTTTTTGCTGAACCCCTTTGGGCTCAAGGAAAATACGACCAAGGCGTGTCTAAGCCTCTGATGATGATGGTCGCCTTTGGGGCGCTTTCACTCCTGCCCATCATCATTATCATGATGACCTCCTTTGTGAAAATTTCCGTCGTACTGGCCCTCATTCGAAATGCCCTGGGAACCCAGCAAATCCCTCCCAATCAAGTGATTACCGGCTTGTCGTTAATCTTGACGGTTTATATCATGACCCCCGTTTTTATAGACGTGTATCATAGTGCAGAATCGGTGATTCAACAAAATTCCAATGAGGGGTTTATGTCTCAGGCGACTTTGGCTTTGGCGCAAGAGGCGGTAAAGAAAGGGCAGGAGCCCTTCAGGGCTTTTATCAGCAAATTTGCGCACGAAAAAGAGAGGAGTCTGTTTTATAATTTAGCCAGAAAAATGAGAAGGTCGGAAGATCGTGAAAGTGTTCAAAATAGTGATTTTCTGGTTTTAATTCCTGCCTTCGTGGTGAGTGAGCTTTCCCGGGCTTTTCAGATTGGCTTCATCGTTTTTTTGCCGTTTTTGGTAATTGATATGGTGGTGGCGAATATCCTGTTATCCTTGGGCATGTTTCAATTGTCCCCTGTCACCGTTTCCTTGCCTTTTAAGCTCTTGTTATTTGTATTGGTAGATGGCTGGTTCT
- a CDS encoding FliO/MopB family protein, whose protein sequence is MLTLLLNIAESQPVLDPAALPGSELSFGWMFVKVIVSMLLVSALAFLAIKYLIPKSPWMKNLQGSKIQVLEKVGIEPRKNLYLVQVAEKVVLVGSSEQGLSALLEFSVQDFQKKTFSVPDQSHEAKQKA, encoded by the coding sequence ATGCTAACCCTTTTACTTAATATTGCCGAATCTCAGCCCGTTTTAGATCCAGCCGCACTTCCTGGATCCGAACTTAGTTTTGGTTGGATGTTTGTAAAAGTGATTGTTTCGATGTTGCTCGTGAGTGCTCTGGCTTTTTTGGCGATCAAGTATTTGATTCCAAAATCACCCTGGATGAAAAACTTGCAGGGATCCAAAATCCAGGTCTTGGAAAAAGTAGGGATTGAACCCCGAAAAAATTTGTATCTGGTACAGGTGGCTGAAAAGGTAGTGTTGGTCGGTAGCAGCGAGCAAGGCCTCTCTGCTTTATTAGAATTTTCAGTGCAGGATTTTCAAAAGAAAACATTTAGTGTCCCGGATCAAAGCCATGAAGCCAAACAAAAAGCCTAG
- a CDS encoding FliM/FliN family flagellar motor switch protein, with the protein MGKNPEDQFDMSDFNIGDNAYNDSADRHGQASSETEAYTNPEKKIVNLTSDIPVQIVAVLGKKSVTVKDVVSMKMGQVLELGKMPNEAIDLVANGKLIAKGELVEIDGRLGVRILKIFDSY; encoded by the coding sequence ATGGGTAAAAACCCTGAAGATCAATTTGATATGTCCGATTTTAACATTGGTGACAATGCCTACAATGATAGCGCAGATCGTCATGGGCAAGCGAGTTCAGAGACTGAAGCCTATACAAACCCCGAAAAAAAGATTGTGAATTTGACCTCTGATATCCCCGTTCAGATTGTCGCTGTCTTGGGTAAAAAATCGGTAACGGTGAAGGATGTGGTTTCTATGAAGATGGGGCAGGTGTTGGAGTTGGGGAAGATGCCCAATGAAGCTATCGATTTAGTCGCCAATGGGAAACTCATTGCCAAAGGAGAGTTGGTTGAGATTGATGGGCGACTTGGAGTACGCATTTTAAAAATATTTGATTCATATTAA